One window of Thermus caldifontis genomic DNA carries:
- the gcvPB gene encoding aminomethyl-transferring glycine dehydrogenase subunit GcvPB — MSYPLIFERSRKGRRGLRLVKEVPEASRYIPEGFLRKDPPRLPEVDELTLVRHYTGLSRRQVGVDTTFYPLGSCTMKYNPKLHEEAVRLFADLHPYQDPKTVQGALELMWQLSEYLKALTGMDAITLEPAAGAHGELTGILIIRAYHQDRGEGKERRVVLVPDSAHGSNPATASMAGYQVREVPSGPDGEVDLEALKRELGPHVAAIMLTNPNTLGLFERRILEISRLSKEAGVQLYYDGANLNAIMGWARPGDMGFDVVHLNLHKTFTVPHGGGGPGSGPVGVKAHLAPYLPVPTVERGEEGFHLNFDLPKSIGRVRSFYGNFLALVRAWAYIRTLGLEGLKKAAALSVLNARYLKELLKERGYRIPYDGPCMHEFVAQPPQGFRTLDLAKGLLELGFHPPTVYFPLIVKEALMVEPTETEAKETLEAFAEAMGELLQKPKEWLEGAPYTTPVRRLDEVRANKHPKLTYFDRG; from the coding sequence ATGAGCTACCCCTTGATCTTTGAGAGGAGCCGGAAGGGGAGGCGGGGCCTAAGGCTGGTAAAGGAGGTTCCCGAGGCCAGCCGCTACATCCCGGAGGGGTTCTTGCGCAAGGACCCACCCCGGCTTCCCGAGGTGGACGAGCTCACCTTGGTGCGCCACTACACGGGGCTTTCCCGCCGCCAGGTGGGGGTGGACACCACCTTCTACCCCTTGGGCAGCTGCACCATGAAGTACAACCCCAAGCTCCATGAGGAGGCGGTGCGGCTTTTCGCCGACCTGCACCCCTACCAGGATCCCAAGACCGTCCAAGGAGCCCTGGAGCTCATGTGGCAGCTTTCGGAGTACCTGAAGGCCCTCACCGGCATGGACGCCATCACCCTGGAGCCGGCCGCTGGGGCCCACGGGGAGCTCACCGGCATCCTCATCATCCGCGCCTACCACCAGGACCGGGGGGAGGGGAAGGAGAGGCGGGTGGTGTTGGTGCCGGACTCCGCCCACGGCTCCAACCCCGCCACCGCCAGCATGGCGGGCTACCAGGTGAGGGAGGTGCCCTCAGGGCCGGATGGGGAGGTGGACCTCGAGGCCCTTAAGCGGGAGCTGGGCCCCCACGTGGCCGCCATCATGCTCACCAATCCCAACACCTTAGGCCTCTTTGAAAGGCGGATCCTGGAGATCTCCCGCCTGAGCAAGGAGGCGGGGGTGCAGCTTTACTACGACGGGGCCAACCTCAACGCCATCATGGGCTGGGCCCGGCCGGGGGACATGGGCTTTGACGTGGTGCACCTGAACCTGCACAAAACCTTCACCGTGCCCCATGGGGGAGGCGGCCCCGGTTCCGGGCCCGTGGGGGTGAAGGCCCACCTGGCCCCCTATCTCCCCGTGCCCACGGTGGAGCGGGGGGAGGAGGGCTTCCACCTGAACTTTGACCTCCCCAAGAGCATCGGCCGGGTGCGGAGCTTCTATGGCAACTTCCTGGCCTTGGTGCGGGCCTGGGCCTACATCCGCACCCTGGGCCTGGAGGGGCTTAAGAAGGCTGCGGCCCTCTCCGTGCTGAACGCCCGCTACCTGAAGGAACTCCTCAAGGAAAGGGGCTACCGCATCCCCTACGATGGGCCTTGCATGCACGAGTTCGTGGCCCAGCCCCCCCAGGGTTTCCGCACCCTGGACCTGGCCAAGGGGCTTTTGGAGCTGGGCTTCCACCCGCCCACGGTGTACTTCCCCCTCATCGTCAAGGAGGCCCTGATGGTGGAGCCCACGGAAACCGAGGCCAAGGAGACCCTCGAGGCCTTCGCCGAGGCCATGGGGGAGCTTTTGCAAAAGCCCAAGGAGTGGCTGGAAGGGGCCCCCTACACCACCCCGGTGCGGCGGCTGGACGAGGTGCGGGCCAACAAGCACCCCAAGCTTACGTACTTTGACAGAGGGTAA
- the gcvT gene encoding glycine cleavage system aminomethyltransferase GcvT, with product MKETPLYQAHLRHGGRMVEFAGYALPLQYTSIVEEHLFVRRGAGLFDVSHMGEFLIRGPGALAFLQWATVNDTARLKVGRAQYSMLANAQGGVVDDVYLYRLAEEEYLMVVNAANIAKDFAHLQELARGYSVELTDVSEETALLALQGPKAASLLQGLTDADLSQRKKNDVFRAQVAGRPARLARTGYTGEDGFELFLAPGDAEVVFEALLAAGAKPAGLGARDTLRLEAGFPLYGHELTDAVNPLCTPWAWVVKREKDFHGKEAMLATPCADKLIGLVLEVGIPREGYRVYSGDRAVGWVTSGGYSPLLEKGIALAYVEKEAEGPFVVEVRGRKAGASLSPLPFVPLK from the coding sequence ATGAAGGAGACCCCGCTGTATCAAGCCCACCTGCGCCACGGGGGGCGGATGGTGGAGTTTGCCGGCTACGCTTTGCCCTTGCAGTACACCTCCATCGTGGAGGAGCACCTCTTCGTGCGCCGGGGGGCCGGGCTTTTCGACGTGAGCCACATGGGGGAGTTCCTCATCAGGGGCCCTGGGGCCCTGGCCTTTTTGCAGTGGGCCACGGTTAACGACACCGCCAGGCTCAAGGTGGGCCGGGCCCAGTACTCCATGCTTGCCAACGCCCAAGGGGGGGTGGTGGACGACGTCTACCTGTACCGTCTGGCGGAGGAGGAGTACCTCATGGTGGTGAACGCCGCCAACATCGCCAAGGACTTTGCCCACCTGCAGGAGCTTGCCCGGGGCTATTCCGTGGAGCTCACCGACGTCTCGGAGGAAACCGCCCTTCTGGCCCTCCAGGGGCCTAAGGCGGCCTCCCTCCTCCAGGGGTTGACCGATGCCGACCTTTCCCAAAGGAAGAAGAACGACGTGTTTCGCGCCCAGGTGGCGGGCCGGCCCGCCCGCCTGGCCCGGACCGGGTACACGGGGGAGGATGGCTTTGAGCTGTTCCTGGCCCCGGGGGATGCCGAAGTGGTCTTTGAGGCCCTCTTGGCGGCAGGGGCCAAACCCGCAGGCCTAGGGGCCCGGGATACCCTGCGCTTGGAAGCTGGCTTTCCCCTTTACGGCCACGAGCTCACCGACGCCGTCAACCCCCTGTGCACCCCCTGGGCCTGGGTGGTGAAGAGGGAGAAGGATTTCCACGGCAAGGAGGCCATGCTGGCCACGCCGTGCGCGGATAAGCTCATCGGCCTGGTGTTGGAGGTGGGGATTCCCCGGGAGGGGTATAGGGTGTACTCCGGCGACCGGGCGGTGGGCTGGGTGACCAGCGGGGGTTATTCTCCCCTATTGGAGAAGGGCATCGCCCTGGCCTATGTGGAGAAGGAGGCGGAGGGACCTTTTGTGGTGGAGGTAAGGGGGCGCAAGGCGGGGGCTTCCCTTAGCCCTTTGCCCTTTGTACCGCTAAAATAG
- the ribF gene encoding riboflavin biosynthesis protein RibF, with protein sequence MLFSEVADVPKGAKVVAVGSFDGVHLGHQHLLHQALAEAKSLHQPLLVYTFDPPTKVFTRGEGFLMDLTEKVEALRALGVELILAVAFNETFAQREAKEFLEDLRRLGASRIYVGEDFRFGKGRAGGPEDLARVAPVRTVPLLTLGGEPVKSSRIRALLQEGRVEEARHLLGRPYGAYGVVVEGEKLGRKLGFPTANLAVHPQKVLPPGVFAVEAQGAFGRYKGVANVGTRPTLDGNERRLEVHLLGFTGELYGEEMRIAFLKRLREERRFPNLEGLKAQIARDVAAARAYFGL encoded by the coding sequence ATGCTTTTCTCCGAGGTCGCTGACGTTCCCAAGGGGGCCAAGGTGGTGGCGGTGGGCTCCTTCGACGGGGTGCACCTGGGCCATCAACACCTTCTCCACCAGGCCCTGGCCGAGGCCAAAAGCCTCCACCAGCCCCTTCTGGTCTACACCTTTGACCCCCCCACCAAGGTATTCACCCGGGGAGAAGGGTTCCTGATGGACCTTACGGAAAAGGTGGAGGCCCTAAGGGCTCTTGGGGTGGAGCTCATCCTGGCGGTAGCCTTCAACGAAACCTTCGCCCAGAGGGAGGCGAAGGAGTTCCTGGAGGACCTAAGGCGGCTTGGAGCCAGCCGCATCTACGTGGGGGAAGACTTCCGTTTTGGCAAGGGAAGGGCCGGGGGACCCGAGGACTTGGCCCGGGTGGCCCCGGTGCGCACGGTTCCCCTCCTGACCCTGGGAGGGGAGCCGGTGAAAAGTAGCCGCATCCGCGCCCTTTTGCAAGAGGGCCGGGTGGAGGAGGCCCGCCACCTTTTGGGCCGGCCCTATGGGGCTTACGGGGTGGTGGTGGAAGGGGAAAAGCTGGGGAGGAAGCTGGGCTTTCCCACCGCCAACCTGGCCGTCCACCCCCAGAAGGTCCTTCCCCCCGGGGTATTTGCCGTGGAGGCCCAAGGAGCCTTTGGCCGCTACAAGGGGGTGGCCAACGTGGGCACGAGGCCCACCTTGGATGGCAACGAACGGCGCCTCGAGGTCCACCTCCTGGGCTTTACCGGGGAGCTTTACGGGGAGGAGATGCGCATCGCCTTTCTAAAGCGCCTGCGGGAGGAACGGCGCTTCCCTAACTTGGAAGGGTTAAAGGCCCAGATCGCCAGGGACGTAGCCGCCGCCCGGGCCTACTTTGGGCTGTGA
- the gcvPA gene encoding aminomethyl-transferring glycine dehydrogenase subunit GcvPA: protein MDYTPHTEEEIQAMLERVGAGSLEDLFRHLPEEVLNPGISLPEPLPEWAVLEELKRLAAKNKPAFKAFLGGGIRSHHTPPVVQALAGRGEFLTAYTPYQPEVSQGVLQATFEYQTMVAELAGLEVANASMYDGATALAEGVLLALRETGRMRVVVSQGVHPEYREVLQSYLDAIGAELLTWPLREGRTPLREIPEGTGAVVAQNPNYLGALEDLAPLAEAAHGAGALFVAVADPLSLGVLEPPGAYGADIAVGDGQTLGLPMGFGGPHFGYLATRKAFVRQLPGRLVSETVDAEGRRGYILTLQAREQYIRRAKAKSNITTNAQLTALMGAMYLAALGPEGLKEVALKGVAMAHRLWELLLEIPGVEPFTPKPFFNEFVLRLPWDPQAVRKALAARGFHAATPVPREYGENLALFAATELHREEDLMALQEAMREVLA, encoded by the coding sequence ATGGACTACACGCCCCATACCGAGGAGGAGATCCAGGCCATGCTGGAACGGGTGGGGGCGGGAAGCCTCGAGGACCTCTTTCGGCACCTGCCGGAGGAGGTTCTAAACCCCGGGATTTCCCTGCCCGAGCCCTTACCCGAGTGGGCGGTGCTGGAGGAGCTCAAGCGGCTTGCGGCGAAAAACAAGCCCGCCTTCAAGGCCTTTTTGGGAGGGGGGATACGAAGCCACCACACCCCGCCCGTGGTCCAGGCCCTGGCGGGCCGGGGAGAGTTTTTGACCGCCTACACCCCTTACCAGCCGGAGGTAAGCCAGGGGGTTTTGCAGGCCACCTTTGAGTACCAGACCATGGTGGCGGAGCTTGCGGGCCTCGAGGTGGCCAACGCCTCCATGTACGACGGGGCCACCGCCTTGGCGGAAGGGGTCCTTTTGGCCCTTAGGGAAACGGGGAGGATGCGGGTGGTGGTTTCCCAAGGGGTGCATCCCGAGTACCGGGAGGTCCTGCAAAGCTACCTGGACGCCATAGGGGCGGAGCTTCTTACCTGGCCTTTGCGGGAGGGCCGTACGCCCTTAAGGGAGATACCCGAGGGCACGGGGGCGGTGGTGGCGCAAAACCCCAACTACCTGGGCGCCCTGGAGGACCTCGCCCCCCTGGCCGAGGCGGCCCACGGCGCAGGGGCCTTGTTTGTGGCGGTGGCCGACCCCCTTTCCCTGGGGGTGCTGGAGCCTCCTGGGGCCTACGGGGCGGACATCGCCGTGGGGGATGGCCAGACCCTGGGCCTGCCCATGGGGTTTGGCGGGCCCCACTTCGGCTACCTGGCCACCAGGAAGGCCTTCGTGCGCCAGCTTCCCGGCAGGCTGGTTTCGGAAACCGTGGACGCCGAGGGCAGGCGGGGTTACATCCTCACCCTGCAGGCGCGGGAGCAGTACATCCGCCGGGCCAAGGCCAAGAGCAACATCACCACCAACGCCCAGCTCACCGCCCTCATGGGAGCCATGTACCTGGCGGCCTTGGGGCCAGAAGGCCTTAAGGAGGTGGCCCTAAAGGGCGTGGCCATGGCCCACCGCCTTTGGGAACTCCTCTTGGAGATCCCCGGGGTGGAGCCTTTTACCCCGAAGCCCTTTTTCAACGAGTTCGTCCTCAGGCTTCCCTGGGATCCCCAGGCGGTGCGAAAAGCCCTGGCGGCGCGGGGCTTCCACGCCGCCACCCCGGTGCCCAGGGAGTATGGGGAGAACCTGGCCCTTTTCGCCGCCACAGAACTTCACCGGGAGGAGGACCTTATGGCCCTACAGGAGGCCATGCGGGAGGTGCTGGCATGA
- a CDS encoding DNA double-strand break repair nuclease NurA, giving the protein MAWRLYSLEPLRWEALAGLGEDPPNLQAPGGSYPFHPLEEPWEAKGAPPVPWPEPLYFVDGRERAEALISDGRRLVLLGCVAAGAVAFAGGGMRLLQPRVRRVGVGLREPLGLGELVYEPLPLEGGGEPLSPTALQEGLAKARALLEEDLAKGLEGGLLIVDGPVRLKRQGPVLGYIKTHWARYLPMDKETLLYALKPGERTPIFRVRRGGQELASWYLRLPLPPEGVRPPESGLLRVETPLSPEAKGLADLSLSLFPALASHPVKDPRAPQNLLPVGSLERELSRRMGSRDLVGRILARYLGGG; this is encoded by the coding sequence ATGGCCTGGCGGCTCTACTCCTTAGAACCCCTTCGCTGGGAGGCCTTGGCGGGGCTAGGCGAGGACCCGCCCAACCTCCAGGCTCCCGGGGGGAGCTACCCCTTCCACCCTTTGGAGGAGCCTTGGGAGGCCAAGGGGGCCCCGCCCGTGCCCTGGCCAGAGCCCCTTTACTTCGTGGATGGGCGGGAGCGGGCCGAGGCCCTGATCTCCGATGGCAGGAGGCTGGTGCTCTTGGGGTGTGTGGCCGCCGGGGCGGTGGCGTTTGCGGGGGGCGGAATGCGCCTTTTGCAACCTCGGGTGCGCCGGGTAGGGGTGGGGCTTCGGGAACCCTTGGGCCTAGGGGAGTTGGTGTACGAACCCTTGCCCCTGGAAGGGGGTGGGGAACCCCTTTCCCCCACGGCCTTGCAGGAGGGCTTGGCGAAGGCCCGGGCCCTCTTGGAAGAGGACCTGGCCAAAGGCCTTGAGGGGGGCCTCCTCATCGTGGATGGCCCGGTGCGCCTTAAGCGCCAGGGTCCGGTCCTGGGCTACATCAAAACCCACTGGGCCCGCTACCTCCCTATGGACAAGGAGACCCTCCTCTATGCCCTAAAGCCTGGGGAGCGCACCCCCATCTTCCGGGTGCGCCGAGGGGGGCAGGAGCTGGCCAGCTGGTACCTGCGCCTGCCCCTTCCCCCCGAGGGGGTGCGGCCCCCCGAAAGCGGCCTCCTGCGGGTGGAAACCCCCCTTTCTCCGGAGGCCAAGGGCCTGGCGGACCTCTCCCTGAGCCTTTTCCCGGCCCTGGCCTCCCATCCGGTTAAAGACCCCCGGGCCCCCCAGAACCTCTTGCCCGTGGGAAGCTTGGAACGGGAGCTATCCCGTAGGATGGGAAGCCGGGATCTGGTGGGCCGCATCCTGGCCCGGTATCTGGGAGGTGGATGA
- a CDS encoding 2'-5' RNA ligase family protein: MYGVLVWPPEDLKGFLEGLQAQYGVRGFGPPHLNLRQPFDWPYEEEALKIALSGILRGHAPFRLRLGSWGYFPQGVVYLRAYGGTPFRRLYHALEPLAPPLKEIEGPSYLPHLTLALGLTQEEAKGLVQSLPPPPRRSFMVREVALVRDENEGHLLEVARFPLGTG; encoded by the coding sequence ATGTATGGGGTGCTGGTGTGGCCGCCGGAAGACCTGAAGGGTTTTCTGGAAGGCCTGCAGGCCCAGTACGGGGTGAGGGGATTTGGCCCTCCTCACCTCAACCTGCGCCAGCCCTTTGACTGGCCCTACGAGGAGGAGGCGTTGAAGATCGCCCTTTCGGGCATCCTCCGGGGGCATGCTCCCTTTCGCCTGCGCCTGGGGAGCTGGGGCTATTTCCCCCAAGGGGTGGTCTACCTGAGGGCCTACGGGGGTACGCCTTTCCGGCGGCTCTACCATGCCTTGGAGCCCTTGGCCCCGCCCCTTAAGGAGATTGAAGGCCCCAGCTACCTACCCCACCTTACCCTGGCCCTGGGGCTTACCCAAGAGGAGGCTAAGGGGCTCGTCCAAAGCCTTCCGCCCCCACCCCGGCGCTCCTTCATGGTGAGGGAGGTGGCCCTGGTGCGGGACGAAAACGAGGGCCACCTCTTGGAGGTGGCCCGCTTTCCCCTGGGTACCGGGTGA
- the gcvH gene encoding glycine cleavage system protein GcvH, protein MDIPKDRFYTKTHEWALPEGDTVLVGITDYAQDALGDVVYVELPEVGRRVEKGEAVAVVESVKTASDIYAPVAGEVVEVNAALEKTPELINQDPYGEGWIFRLRPLDMGHLDDLLDAAGYQEVLESEA, encoded by the coding sequence ATGGACATACCCAAGGACCGCTTTTACACCAAGACCCACGAGTGGGCCCTGCCCGAAGGGGATACGGTTTTAGTGGGCATCACCGACTACGCCCAGGATGCTTTGGGGGACGTGGTCTACGTGGAGCTCCCCGAGGTGGGGCGCAGGGTGGAGAAGGGGGAGGCGGTGGCCGTGGTGGAGAGTGTGAAGACCGCCTCCGACATCTATGCCCCGGTGGCTGGGGAGGTGGTGGAGGTGAACGCCGCCTTGGAGAAGACCCCGGAGCTTATCAACCAGGACCCTTATGGGGAAGGTTGGATCTTTCGCCTCCGTCCCCTGGACATGGGGCACCTGGACGACCTTCTGGATGCCGCTGGCTACCAGGAGGTCCTGGAAAGCGAGGCGTAA
- a CDS encoding ATP-binding protein — protein sequence MMGGPENGQRIGVVLGRREATPLEFWVGVEGEGLLRLDDLVVVESYHPKVGKVRYFGMVDHVAKAHEGESYDTDTFLAVEGKIPVSLAYVAHVSVTRIVPEEFFPPDPGSAVYLAQGEDLELALYYEAMKNQRGSTKLPAGFLKNGEVAYLNLEFLNGVKGGHVNISGISGVAAKTSYATFLLKSLLESGVLEDAHQARVLLFNVKGEDLLFLDKPNLRLSQEAKRDYEKLGLDPGPFKSVAFLAPPKKGKEGILPDVETRLEGVKAYYWDLVQFAQKGLLPFLFADRGGMSNLGYLIVHVTEKLRRLAEGQKGPHLLVSDWPGGELPEEVAFDDLGRVRLKSFADLVSYLEYKLLGPETGEGEGDKAWVARQARGTLEAFVRRLRSSVENLGHLIRGDRQGNPPDPLAGGHQVHVVDLAKLSPQGQMFVVGSLLSDLFAKKERGQYRGRVFVVLDELNKYAPRDEESPIKDVLLDIAERGRSLGVILIGAQQTASEVERRVVGNAAIRVVGRLDAAEAERPEYRYLPTSFRQRALILPQGMVILHQPEIPVPLLVRFPFPAWATKREEVLEDNSAEALRREFF from the coding sequence ATGATGGGTGGGCCGGAAAACGGGCAACGGATCGGGGTGGTGCTGGGTCGGCGGGAGGCCACCCCTTTGGAGTTCTGGGTGGGGGTGGAGGGGGAAGGCCTTCTGCGCCTGGACGACCTGGTGGTGGTGGAGAGCTACCACCCTAAGGTGGGCAAGGTGCGCTACTTCGGCATGGTGGACCACGTGGCCAAGGCCCATGAGGGGGAAAGCTATGACACCGACACCTTCTTGGCGGTGGAGGGGAAGATCCCTGTGAGCCTGGCCTATGTGGCCCATGTGAGCGTGACCCGCATCGTGCCCGAGGAGTTTTTCCCCCCAGACCCAGGTTCTGCCGTCTACCTGGCCCAAGGGGAGGACCTGGAGCTGGCCCTCTACTACGAGGCCATGAAAAACCAAAGGGGGAGCACCAAGCTTCCCGCAGGGTTTCTGAAAAACGGGGAGGTGGCCTACCTCAACCTGGAGTTTTTGAACGGGGTCAAGGGGGGGCATGTCAACATCTCGGGGATCAGCGGGGTGGCGGCCAAGACCAGCTACGCCACCTTCCTCCTGAAGAGCCTCCTGGAAAGCGGGGTCCTCGAGGACGCCCACCAGGCCCGGGTCCTCCTTTTCAACGTGAAGGGGGAGGACCTCCTCTTCCTGGACAAGCCCAACCTGCGCCTTTCCCAGGAGGCCAAAAGGGATTACGAGAAGCTGGGCCTTGACCCGGGGCCCTTTAAGAGCGTGGCCTTCCTGGCCCCGCCCAAGAAGGGGAAGGAGGGGATCCTTCCCGACGTGGAAACCCGGCTGGAGGGGGTGAAGGCCTACTACTGGGACCTGGTGCAGTTTGCCCAGAAGGGGCTTCTCCCCTTCCTCTTCGCCGACCGAGGGGGGATGAGCAACCTGGGCTACCTCATCGTCCACGTGACGGAAAAGCTGAGGCGGCTTGCGGAGGGGCAGAAGGGCCCCCACCTCCTGGTTTCGGACTGGCCCGGAGGGGAGCTTCCCGAAGAGGTCGCCTTTGACGACCTGGGCCGGGTGCGGTTGAAAAGCTTCGCCGACCTGGTCAGCTACCTGGAGTACAAGCTTCTGGGGCCGGAAACGGGGGAAGGGGAGGGGGACAAGGCCTGGGTGGCCCGCCAGGCCCGGGGGACCCTGGAGGCCTTCGTGCGCCGCCTCCGCTCCAGCGTGGAGAACCTGGGCCACCTGATCCGGGGAGACCGCCAGGGCAACCCCCCGGACCCCCTTGCGGGTGGCCATCAGGTGCACGTGGTGGACCTGGCCAAGCTCTCCCCCCAGGGCCAGATGTTCGTGGTGGGTAGCCTCCTTTCCGACCTCTTCGCCAAGAAGGAGCGGGGCCAGTACCGGGGGCGGGTCTTCGTGGTCTTGGACGAGCTCAACAAGTACGCTCCCCGGGACGAGGAGAGCCCCATCAAGGACGTGCTCCTGGACATTGCCGAACGGGGCCGCTCCTTAGGGGTGATCCTCATCGGGGCCCAGCAGACCGCCAGCGAGGTGGAAAGGAGGGTGGTGGGCAACGCCGCCATCCGGGTGGTGGGCCGGCTGGATGCCGCCGAGGCCGAGCGGCCCGAGTACCGCTACCTCCCCACCTCCTTCCGCCAACGGGCCCTGATCCTGCCCCAGGGGATGGTGATCCTGCACCAGCCGGAGATCCCCGTGCCCCTTTTGGTGCGCTTTCCCTTCCCGGCTTGGGCCACCAAGCGGGAGGAGGTCCTGGAGGACAACTCCGCCGAGGCCTTGAGGAGGGAGTTCTTCTAG
- the rpoD gene encoding RNA polymerase sigma factor RpoD produces the protein MKKTKNKAKQVTAGEEERMSVQTQEPTNALEGSPKASPAKVSPGGAVSKKRGKTPPQEEVAPEEMAPAAQDPQRSPLEEGLEEPQLEAGQPQGGYLGQPQGGYLGQPQGGYLGQPQGGYLEEPDLAPEIFLEEPLDPMGEEGFLEADDLLLPEEGPSPDYLGEELFEEEEELALPKVSTSDPVRQYLHEIGQVPLLTLEEEIELARKVEEGMEAIKKLSEATGLDQDLIREVVRAKILGSARISQIPGLKEKLDPKTVEEIDGKLKSLPKELKRYLHLAREGEAARQHLIEANLRLVVSIAKKYTGRGLSFLDLIQEGNQGLIRAVEKFEYKRRFKFSTYATWWIRQAINRAIADQARTIRIPVHMVETINKLSRTARTLQQELGREPTYEEIAEAMGPGWDAKRVEETLKIAQEPVSLETPIGDEKDSFYGDFIPDENLPSPVDAAAQSLLAEELEKALSKLSEREAMVLKLRKGLIDGREHTLEEVGAYFGVTRERIRQIENKALRKLKYHESRTRKLRDFLD, from the coding sequence TTGAAGAAGACCAAGAACAAGGCGAAGCAGGTGACCGCTGGGGAAGAGGAAAGGATGTCCGTCCAAACCCAAGAACCCACCAACGCCCTGGAGGGATCCCCCAAGGCCTCCCCGGCCAAGGTGAGCCCTGGAGGGGCCGTCTCAAAAAAGCGGGGGAAAACCCCTCCCCAGGAGGAAGTCGCTCCCGAGGAGATGGCCCCTGCTGCCCAGGATCCCCAGAGGAGCCCTCTGGAAGAAGGCCTGGAGGAACCCCAGCTCGAGGCGGGTCAGCCCCAAGGGGGCTATCTTGGTCAGCCCCAAGGGGGCTATCTTGGTCAGCCTCAAGGAGGCTATCTTGGTCAGCCCCAAGGGGGCTATCTTGAGGAGCCCGACCTCGCCCCCGAGATCTTCCTGGAGGAGCCCCTGGACCCCATGGGGGAGGAGGGCTTCCTGGAGGCCGACGACCTTCTTCTCCCCGAGGAAGGGCCTTCCCCGGACTACCTGGGCGAGGAGCTCTTTGAGGAAGAGGAGGAGCTGGCCCTCCCCAAGGTTTCCACCTCCGATCCCGTGCGCCAGTACCTGCACGAGATCGGCCAGGTTCCCCTCCTCACCTTGGAGGAGGAGATCGAGCTGGCCCGCAAGGTGGAGGAGGGCATGGAGGCCATTAAAAAGCTCTCCGAGGCCACGGGCCTGGATCAGGATTTAATCCGCGAGGTGGTGCGGGCCAAGATCCTGGGCTCCGCCCGCATCAGCCAGATCCCCGGCCTAAAGGAGAAACTGGACCCCAAGACGGTGGAGGAGATCGACGGGAAGCTCAAAAGCCTCCCCAAGGAGCTTAAGCGCTACCTGCACCTCGCCCGCGAGGGGGAGGCTGCCCGCCAGCACCTCATAGAGGCCAACCTGAGGCTGGTGGTTTCCATCGCCAAGAAATACACGGGCCGGGGGCTTTCCTTCCTGGATCTTATCCAGGAGGGTAACCAGGGGCTCATCCGAGCAGTGGAGAAGTTTGAGTACAAGCGGCGCTTCAAGTTCTCCACCTACGCCACCTGGTGGATCCGCCAGGCCATCAACCGGGCCATCGCCGACCAGGCCCGCACCATCCGCATCCCCGTCCACATGGTGGAGACCATCAACAAGCTCTCCCGCACCGCCCGCACCCTGCAGCAGGAGCTGGGGCGGGAACCCACCTACGAGGAGATCGCCGAGGCCATGGGCCCGGGCTGGGACGCCAAGCGGGTGGAGGAAACCCTGAAGATCGCCCAGGAACCGGTTTCCCTGGAAACCCCCATCGGGGACGAAAAGGACAGCTTCTACGGGGACTTTATCCCCGACGAGAACCTCCCCTCCCCCGTGGACGCCGCCGCCCAGAGCCTTCTGGCCGAGGAGTTGGAAAAGGCCCTCTCCAAGCTTTCTGAGCGGGAGGCCATGGTGCTGAAGCTACGCAAAGGCCTTATCGACGGGCGGGAGCACACCCTCGAGGAGGTGGGGGCCTACTTTGGGGTCACCCGGGAGCGCATCCGCCAGATCGAGAACAAGGCCCTGAGAAAGCTCAAGTACCACGAGTCCCGCACCCGTAAGCTTCGGGACTTCCTGGACTAG
- a CDS encoding NUDIX domain-containing protein: MSRTYLYRGRILNLALEGHYEIVEHKPAVAVIAIKDGKMLFVRQPRPAVGLAPLEIPAGLIEPGEDPLEAARRELAEETGLAGDLTYLFSYYVSPGFTDEKTHVFLAKHLREAPAIPDEDEAIEVVWLEPEKALEMHHKGEVEFSATGLVGVLYYHAFLRGR; the protein is encoded by the coding sequence GTGAGCCGCACCTACCTCTACCGGGGCCGCATCCTGAACCTGGCCTTGGAAGGCCACTACGAGATCGTGGAACACAAACCGGCGGTGGCCGTCATCGCCATAAAGGACGGCAAAATGCTCTTCGTGCGCCAGCCGAGGCCGGCGGTGGGCCTGGCTCCCCTGGAGATCCCCGCAGGGCTTATAGAACCAGGAGAGGACCCCCTGGAGGCCGCAAGGCGGGAGCTGGCCGAGGAAACGGGCCTTGCGGGCGACCTCACCTACCTTTTCAGCTACTACGTCTCCCCTGGCTTCACCGACGAGAAAACCCATGTCTTTCTGGCCAAACACCTAAGGGAGGCACCCGCCATCCCCGACGAGGACGAGGCGATAGAGGTGGTCTGGCTGGAGCCCGAAAAGGCCTTAGAGATGCACCATAAAGGCGAGGTGGAGTTTTCCGCCACCGGTCTGGTGGGCGTGCTTTACTACCATGCTTTTCTCCGAGGTCGCTGA